One segment of Rattus norvegicus strain BN/NHsdMcwi chromosome 16, GRCr8, whole genome shotgun sequence DNA contains the following:
- the Slc27a1 gene encoding long-chain fatty acid transport protein 1 isoform X3, with product MRTPGAGTASVASLGLLWLLGLPWTWSAAAAFGVYVGSGGWRFLRIVCKTARRDLFGLSVLIRVRLELRRHRRAGDTIPRIFQAVAQRQPERLALVDASSGICWTFAQLDTYSNAVANLFLQLGFAPGDVVAVFLEGRPEFVGLWLGLAKAGVVAALLNVNLRREPLAFCLGTSAAKALIYGGEMAAAVAEVSEQLGKSLLKFCSGDLGPESVLPDTQLLDPMLAEAPTTPLAQAPGKGMDDRLFYIYTSGTTGLPKAAIVVHSRYYRIAAFGHHSYSMRANDVLYDCLPLYHSAGNIMGVGQCIIYGLTVVLRKKFSASRFWDDCVKYNCTVVQYIGEICRYLLRQPVRDVERRHHVRLAVGNGLRPAIWEEFTQRFGVRQIGEFYGATECNCSIANMDGKVGSCGFNSRILTHVYPIRLVKVNEDTMEPLRDSQGLCIPCQPGEPGLLVGQINQQDPLRRFDGYVSDSATNKKIAHSVFRKGDSAYLSGDVLVMDELGYMYFRDRSGDTFRWRGENVSTTEVEAVLSRLLGQTDVAVYGVAVPGVEGKAGMAAIADPHNQLDPNSMYQELQKVLASYAQPIFLRLLPQVDTTGTFKIQKTRLQREGFDPRQTSDRLFFLDLKQGRYLPLDERVHARICAGDFSL from the exons TGGCCTCTCTGTTCTGATCCGCGTGCGGCTAGAGCTACGACGACACCGGCGAGCAGGAGACACGATCCCACGCATCTTCCAGGCCGTGGCCCAGCGACAGCCGGAGCGCCTGGCGCTGGTAGATGCGAGTAGCGGTATCTGCTGGACCTTCGCACAGCTAGACACCTACTCCAATGCTGTGGCCAATCTGTTCCTCCAGCTGGGCTTTGCGCCAGGCGATGTGGTGGCTGTGTTCCTGGAAGGCCGGCCCGAGTTCGTGGGACTGTGGCTGGGCCTGGCCAAGGCCGGTGTAGTGGCTGCGCTTCTCAATGTCAACCTGAGGCGGGAGCCCCTTGCCTTCTGCTTGGGCACATCAGCTGCCAAGGCCCTCATTTATGGCGGGGAGATGGCAGCGG CGGTGGCGGAGGTGAGTGAGCAGCTGGGGAAGAGCCTGCTCAAGTTCTGCTCTGGAGATCTGGGGCCTGAGAGCGTCCTGCCTGACACGCAGCTTCTGGACCCCATGCTTGCTGAGGCGCCCACCACACCCCTGGCACAGGCCCCAGGCAAGGGCATGGATG ATCGGCTATTTTACATCTATACTTCTGGGACCACCGGACTTCCTAAGGCGGCCATTGTGGTGCACAGCAG GTACTACCGCATTGCAGCCTTCGGCCACCATTCCTACAGCATGCGGGCCAACGATGTGCTCTATGACTGCCTACCTCTCTACCACTCAGCAG GGAACATCATGGGCGTGGGACAGTGTATCATCTACGGGTTAACGGTGGTACTGCGCAAGAAGTTCTCCGCCAGCCGCTTCTGGGACGACTGTGTCAAATATAATTGCACG GTAGTGCAGTACATCGGTGAAATATGCCGCTACCTGCTAAGGCAGCCGGTTCGCGATGTAGAGCGGCGGCACCACGTGCGCCTGGCCGTGGGTAACGGACTGCGGCCAGCCATCTGGGAGGAGTTCACGCAGCGTTTCGGTGTGCGACAGATTGGCGAGTTCTACGGCGCCACCGAGTGCAACTGCAGCATTGCCAACATGGACGGCAAG GTCGGCTCCTGCGGCTTCAACAGCCGTATCCTCACGCATGTGTACCCCATCCGTCTGGTCAAGGTCAACGAGGACACGATGGAGCCACTGAGGGACTCCCAAGGCCTCTGCATCCCGTGCCAGCCCG GGGAACCTGGCCTTCTCGTGGGCCAGATCAACCAGCAAGACCCTCTGCGGCGCTTCGATGGCTATGTTAGTGACAGCGCCACCAACAAGAAGATTGCCCACAGCGTGTTCCGAAAGGGGGACAGCGCCTACCTTTCAG GTGACGTGCTAGTGATGGACGAGCTGGGGTACATGTACTTCCGTGACCGCAGCGGGGATACCTTCCGATGGCGCGGCGAGAACGTATCCACCACGGAGGTGGAAGCCGTGCTGAGCCGCCTGTTGGGCCAGACGGACGTGGCTGTGTATGGAGTGGCTGTGCCAG GAGTGGAGGGGAAAGCCGGCATGGCGGCCATTGCAGACCCCCACAACCAGCTGGACCCTAACTCAATGTACCAGGAATTGCAGAAGGTTCTTGCATCCTATGCCCAGCCCATCTTCCTGCGTCTTCTGCCCCAAGTGGATACAACAG GCACCTTCAAGATCCAGAAGACCCGGCTACAGCGTGAAGGCTTTGACCCCCGCCAGACCTCAGACCGGCTCTTCTTTCTAGACCTGAAACAGGGACGCTACCTACCCCTGGATGAGAGAGTCCATGCCCGCATCTGCGCAGGCGACTTCTCACTCTGA
- the Slc27a1 gene encoding long-chain fatty acid transport protein 1 isoform X1 → MAWTICSVGPRMRTPGAGTASVASLGLLWLLGLPWTWSAAAAFGVYVGSGGWRFLRIVCKTARRDLFGLSVLIRVRLELRRHRRAGDTIPRIFQAVAQRQPERLALVDASSGICWTFAQLDTYSNAVANLFLQLGFAPGDVVAVFLEGRPEFVGLWLGLAKAGVVAALLNVNLRREPLAFCLGTSAAKALIYGGEMAAAVAEVSEQLGKSLLKFCSGDLGPESVLPDTQLLDPMLAEAPTTPLAQAPGKGMDDRLFYIYTSGTTGLPKAAIVVHSRYYRIAAFGHHSYSMRANDVLYDCLPLYHSAGNIMGVGQCIIYGLTVVLRKKFSASRFWDDCVKYNCTVVQYIGEICRYLLRQPVRDVERRHHVRLAVGNGLRPAIWEEFTQRFGVRQIGEFYGATECNCSIANMDGKVGSCGFNSRILTHVYPIRLVKVNEDTMEPLRDSQGLCIPCQPGEPGLLVGQINQQDPLRRFDGYVSDSATNKKIAHSVFRKGDSAYLSGDVLVMDELGYMYFRDRSGDTFRWRGENVSTTEVEAVLSRLLGQTDVAVYGVAVPGVEGKAGMAAIADPHNQLDPNSMYQELQKVLASYAQPIFLRLLPQVDTTGTFKIQKTRLQREGFDPRQTSDRLFFLDLKQGRYLPLDERVHARICAGDFSL, encoded by the exons TGGCCTCTCTGTTCTGATCCGCGTGCGGCTAGAGCTACGACGACACCGGCGAGCAGGAGACACGATCCCACGCATCTTCCAGGCCGTGGCCCAGCGACAGCCGGAGCGCCTGGCGCTGGTAGATGCGAGTAGCGGTATCTGCTGGACCTTCGCACAGCTAGACACCTACTCCAATGCTGTGGCCAATCTGTTCCTCCAGCTGGGCTTTGCGCCAGGCGATGTGGTGGCTGTGTTCCTGGAAGGCCGGCCCGAGTTCGTGGGACTGTGGCTGGGCCTGGCCAAGGCCGGTGTAGTGGCTGCGCTTCTCAATGTCAACCTGAGGCGGGAGCCCCTTGCCTTCTGCTTGGGCACATCAGCTGCCAAGGCCCTCATTTATGGCGGGGAGATGGCAGCGG CGGTGGCGGAGGTGAGTGAGCAGCTGGGGAAGAGCCTGCTCAAGTTCTGCTCTGGAGATCTGGGGCCTGAGAGCGTCCTGCCTGACACGCAGCTTCTGGACCCCATGCTTGCTGAGGCGCCCACCACACCCCTGGCACAGGCCCCAGGCAAGGGCATGGATG ATCGGCTATTTTACATCTATACTTCTGGGACCACCGGACTTCCTAAGGCGGCCATTGTGGTGCACAGCAG GTACTACCGCATTGCAGCCTTCGGCCACCATTCCTACAGCATGCGGGCCAACGATGTGCTCTATGACTGCCTACCTCTCTACCACTCAGCAG GGAACATCATGGGCGTGGGACAGTGTATCATCTACGGGTTAACGGTGGTACTGCGCAAGAAGTTCTCCGCCAGCCGCTTCTGGGACGACTGTGTCAAATATAATTGCACG GTAGTGCAGTACATCGGTGAAATATGCCGCTACCTGCTAAGGCAGCCGGTTCGCGATGTAGAGCGGCGGCACCACGTGCGCCTGGCCGTGGGTAACGGACTGCGGCCAGCCATCTGGGAGGAGTTCACGCAGCGTTTCGGTGTGCGACAGATTGGCGAGTTCTACGGCGCCACCGAGTGCAACTGCAGCATTGCCAACATGGACGGCAAG GTCGGCTCCTGCGGCTTCAACAGCCGTATCCTCACGCATGTGTACCCCATCCGTCTGGTCAAGGTCAACGAGGACACGATGGAGCCACTGAGGGACTCCCAAGGCCTCTGCATCCCGTGCCAGCCCG GGGAACCTGGCCTTCTCGTGGGCCAGATCAACCAGCAAGACCCTCTGCGGCGCTTCGATGGCTATGTTAGTGACAGCGCCACCAACAAGAAGATTGCCCACAGCGTGTTCCGAAAGGGGGACAGCGCCTACCTTTCAG GTGACGTGCTAGTGATGGACGAGCTGGGGTACATGTACTTCCGTGACCGCAGCGGGGATACCTTCCGATGGCGCGGCGAGAACGTATCCACCACGGAGGTGGAAGCCGTGCTGAGCCGCCTGTTGGGCCAGACGGACGTGGCTGTGTATGGAGTGGCTGTGCCAG GAGTGGAGGGGAAAGCCGGCATGGCGGCCATTGCAGACCCCCACAACCAGCTGGACCCTAACTCAATGTACCAGGAATTGCAGAAGGTTCTTGCATCCTATGCCCAGCCCATCTTCCTGCGTCTTCTGCCCCAAGTGGATACAACAG GCACCTTCAAGATCCAGAAGACCCGGCTACAGCGTGAAGGCTTTGACCCCCGCCAGACCTCAGACCGGCTCTTCTTTCTAGACCTGAAACAGGGACGCTACCTACCCCTGGATGAGAGAGTCCATGCCCGCATCTGCGCAGGCGACTTCTCACTCTGA
- the Slc27a1 gene encoding long-chain fatty acid transport protein 1 isoform X2, producing MPRMRTPGAGTASVASLGLLWLLGLPWTWSAAAAFGVYVGSGGWRFLRIVCKTARRDLFGLSVLIRVRLELRRHRRAGDTIPRIFQAVAQRQPERLALVDASSGICWTFAQLDTYSNAVANLFLQLGFAPGDVVAVFLEGRPEFVGLWLGLAKAGVVAALLNVNLRREPLAFCLGTSAAKALIYGGEMAAAVAEVSEQLGKSLLKFCSGDLGPESVLPDTQLLDPMLAEAPTTPLAQAPGKGMDDRLFYIYTSGTTGLPKAAIVVHSRYYRIAAFGHHSYSMRANDVLYDCLPLYHSAGNIMGVGQCIIYGLTVVLRKKFSASRFWDDCVKYNCTVVQYIGEICRYLLRQPVRDVERRHHVRLAVGNGLRPAIWEEFTQRFGVRQIGEFYGATECNCSIANMDGKVGSCGFNSRILTHVYPIRLVKVNEDTMEPLRDSQGLCIPCQPGEPGLLVGQINQQDPLRRFDGYVSDSATNKKIAHSVFRKGDSAYLSGDVLVMDELGYMYFRDRSGDTFRWRGENVSTTEVEAVLSRLLGQTDVAVYGVAVPGVEGKAGMAAIADPHNQLDPNSMYQELQKVLASYAQPIFLRLLPQVDTTGTFKIQKTRLQREGFDPRQTSDRLFFLDLKQGRYLPLDERVHARICAGDFSL from the exons TGGCCTCTCTGTTCTGATCCGCGTGCGGCTAGAGCTACGACGACACCGGCGAGCAGGAGACACGATCCCACGCATCTTCCAGGCCGTGGCCCAGCGACAGCCGGAGCGCCTGGCGCTGGTAGATGCGAGTAGCGGTATCTGCTGGACCTTCGCACAGCTAGACACCTACTCCAATGCTGTGGCCAATCTGTTCCTCCAGCTGGGCTTTGCGCCAGGCGATGTGGTGGCTGTGTTCCTGGAAGGCCGGCCCGAGTTCGTGGGACTGTGGCTGGGCCTGGCCAAGGCCGGTGTAGTGGCTGCGCTTCTCAATGTCAACCTGAGGCGGGAGCCCCTTGCCTTCTGCTTGGGCACATCAGCTGCCAAGGCCCTCATTTATGGCGGGGAGATGGCAGCGG CGGTGGCGGAGGTGAGTGAGCAGCTGGGGAAGAGCCTGCTCAAGTTCTGCTCTGGAGATCTGGGGCCTGAGAGCGTCCTGCCTGACACGCAGCTTCTGGACCCCATGCTTGCTGAGGCGCCCACCACACCCCTGGCACAGGCCCCAGGCAAGGGCATGGATG ATCGGCTATTTTACATCTATACTTCTGGGACCACCGGACTTCCTAAGGCGGCCATTGTGGTGCACAGCAG GTACTACCGCATTGCAGCCTTCGGCCACCATTCCTACAGCATGCGGGCCAACGATGTGCTCTATGACTGCCTACCTCTCTACCACTCAGCAG GGAACATCATGGGCGTGGGACAGTGTATCATCTACGGGTTAACGGTGGTACTGCGCAAGAAGTTCTCCGCCAGCCGCTTCTGGGACGACTGTGTCAAATATAATTGCACG GTAGTGCAGTACATCGGTGAAATATGCCGCTACCTGCTAAGGCAGCCGGTTCGCGATGTAGAGCGGCGGCACCACGTGCGCCTGGCCGTGGGTAACGGACTGCGGCCAGCCATCTGGGAGGAGTTCACGCAGCGTTTCGGTGTGCGACAGATTGGCGAGTTCTACGGCGCCACCGAGTGCAACTGCAGCATTGCCAACATGGACGGCAAG GTCGGCTCCTGCGGCTTCAACAGCCGTATCCTCACGCATGTGTACCCCATCCGTCTGGTCAAGGTCAACGAGGACACGATGGAGCCACTGAGGGACTCCCAAGGCCTCTGCATCCCGTGCCAGCCCG GGGAACCTGGCCTTCTCGTGGGCCAGATCAACCAGCAAGACCCTCTGCGGCGCTTCGATGGCTATGTTAGTGACAGCGCCACCAACAAGAAGATTGCCCACAGCGTGTTCCGAAAGGGGGACAGCGCCTACCTTTCAG GTGACGTGCTAGTGATGGACGAGCTGGGGTACATGTACTTCCGTGACCGCAGCGGGGATACCTTCCGATGGCGCGGCGAGAACGTATCCACCACGGAGGTGGAAGCCGTGCTGAGCCGCCTGTTGGGCCAGACGGACGTGGCTGTGTATGGAGTGGCTGTGCCAG GAGTGGAGGGGAAAGCCGGCATGGCGGCCATTGCAGACCCCCACAACCAGCTGGACCCTAACTCAATGTACCAGGAATTGCAGAAGGTTCTTGCATCCTATGCCCAGCCCATCTTCCTGCGTCTTCTGCCCCAAGTGGATACAACAG GCACCTTCAAGATCCAGAAGACCCGGCTACAGCGTGAAGGCTTTGACCCCCGCCAGACCTCAGACCGGCTCTTCTTTCTAGACCTGAAACAGGGACGCTACCTACCCCTGGATGAGAGAGTCCATGCCCGCATCTGCGCAGGCGACTTCTCACTCTGA